Genomic window (Capricornis sumatraensis isolate serow.1 chromosome 16, serow.2, whole genome shotgun sequence):
gctctcaagcttgctttatagtccaactctcacatccatacatgactactggaaaaaccatagccttgactagacggacctttgttgacaaagtaatgtctctactttttaatatgctttctaggttggtcatgacttcccttccaaggaggaagcatcttttaatttcatggctgcagtcaccatctgcagtgattttggagcccaagaaaataaaagtctctcacagtttcccatctgtttatcatgaagtgatgggaccagatgccatgatcttcgttttctgaatgttgagctttaagccatctttttcactctcctctttcactttcatcaagaggctttttagttcttgctttctgccataagggtggtgtcatctgcatatctgaggtgattgatatttctcccagcaatcttgattccagcttgtgcttcttccagcccagcgcttctcatgatgtactctgcatagaagttaaagaagcagggtgacagtatacagccttgacatactgcttttcctatttggaaccagtctgttgttgcatgtccagttctaactgttgcttcctgacctgcatacagatttctcaagaggcaggtcaggtggtctggtattcccatctctttcagaattttccacagttcgttgtgatccccacagtcaaaggctttggcatagtcaataaagcagaaatagatgtttttctggaactctcttgctttttccatgatccagcggatgttggcaatttgatctctggttcctctgccttttctaaaaccaacttgaacatctggaagttcacagttcatgtattgttgaatcctgacttggagaattttgagcattactttgctagcatttgagatgagtgcaattgtgcgacagtttgaagattctttggcattgccttttttagggattggaatgaaaactgaccttttccatgtACCTATTGCcgttttgttgattgtttctagTTGTTTTTGTGGTTCTTCTCTTGGTCTTTCCCCTGGTGGTTTGATGATTTGTTTTTTCACTGTtacttttggatttctttctgttttttgtgtATCTGTTGTAGGTTTGTGGTTACCATAGGTTCATATATATTGACATGTAATAATGACAgatgtgtgcacatatatatatacacattcacaagcatgcatgctaagtcacttcagtcgtgtcggactctgtgcaaccccgtggactatagcccaccaggctgctctgtacATAGGATACTGCacacaaaaacactggagtgggttgccatgccttcttccaggggatcttcctgacccagggatcaaacctgcatctccctctGGTACCTTAGACTGCAGATACAGTTTCAGAAGTTCTCTGCTCATTTGGCAGCACTTTAGGGTTAGTAAATGATTTCCCTTCATGATAGTGTAGGTGCCCGTTAAACAGCTGCTTTTTTGCTCTGTCCCAGGATGGGCAAGTCTGTGTACAGGCTCCTAAGTGACATTCCTCCCTACTGAAGACCCTTGTTGGGGATGGGTTTCCCATAGATACcatgtctctgtctcttttaCCCATCTTCTGTATGACCCTTCTGTCACTTGTTCTGCAGCCCTCAGTATTTCTTCAGCAGGAATTGATCTGTGTGTAGGTACAAATTCAGCATGTTCATGTGAAGAGATAAGTTCAGGGTCTTCTACACTGTCATCTTTGACTGGAACCtcctgaatattttaaatgatactgTGGGCTGTGTTATTGTCTGAAGTTCACTTTATGGTGCCTGGGTCTTGAGATTTAAGACTATTTCACTTAGCCATTTACCCTTCTCTTGGTACCCATTCACGTGTCCTATAGGTAGCATTTGAAGATACTGGGCACAAAAAGTTGACAGTTCCAAGAGGCATGACGTGTGTGTGCACTCTCAGGAGTGTACTCACCCATACCTGAACCTGCTGATTTGCATAGGAagggtgaatggaattattattttttttttttaattaaataaaaggtAAATGGGAAAATGCCTTATAAATTGTCCCTATActgaaaaaagacatttttcatgAAAGGGAAAGATTCTTAACTGTATTTTTAGgtcaacttttaaattttttgtttggttAAAGTTCCtcttaatgtgattttttttttcctattaacttGAAGAGTGGTAACAAAGCACAGGCTGTATTAGGGAAACTGGCGTATTAGAACATATTGTCATATCTCCCCTATagtttggggaagaaaaaaatgagttccCTAATTATTTCCTGTGTCCCTCTGCTATCGTTAGTGGTAATGATGATTGTGATGGTGCTGCTTTAACCCCTGTAGGAGGCCTGTGATCAGGTCCTAGAGCTCATGGTATTAGGAAAACCTGCTAGCATTGTGGCCTTGTTTGAGGCCACTTCTTCAGTGCACCTAACCTACCTACCTTAGCGTTGGGTAATGGATAGCAAGAGAAAATGCTTAAAACTTCAGGGGATCtagaaaagataaatttaaattgtAATGTTTAAAAACCAAACTGGTAGATTAAAAGAACAGATTGGAAATTgccattgcaaagagtcagggtGGGCAAACTGGGTGAAGAGGGGGTCAAAAGGTACAGACTTCCAGCTGTAAATAAGTAGTAGGGATGTGACATCCAGCTTGATGACTAATTAATAATTCTgtactgcatatttgaaagttgctgagggAGTAGactttaaaagttctcatcaaagAGTGAAATTTGTAACTGTGGTGACAGATATTAACTTAATGTgttgatcattttgcaatatatacaaatattgtattgtttcattgtacatctgaaaataatataatgttgTGTCGAtacctcagttttttaaaaaggcatattcCCTGAGCTGTCAGTGTTCACATCATATGAGGAGCAAATATCCAGTACTTGTGTTTACTACCTCAGGTATAGAAGAATGAAGTCTAACAAATCTATatttacttctttctctctcagcTCTTCTGGGAGTGCTGTAAAAGTATTGAAAGTTAATCTTAGAATCACAAAACATACTCTGTTTAGTTACTGAGGGAAAGTATTGGCAATTCTAAAGCAAGAGAAAAGTGAGAATGcagaactttttaaagaaagggtCAAATAATAAAATCCGGAGTTAGTAGGGAGAGAGACTTTATTGAAAGCATTATTGCCAGAGGGGAAAAGAGATTATTGCAGTGGAGAGAATTCTCTGACCAAAAGATTTACCAGCTTCTCAGGGGAGGAGTAAACAGTGCTTGGAACAGAACTGCTTGGTCTGATTGTAGATCCCAGATTGTTTTAGCCTGAGGCCAGCTTTTTCTCTGGAGGGATCCTTTGCTGGCTCTGGCTGAAGTTATACCAAAGTTCAGGGGcctagaggaaggagagaaacttAAAATATGGTTAGCtgttatttttccagttttgttcCAGTTGATTATTTCAGCAAGCAGTTCAGCTAATTACTCATAAATTTATAAATGAGACAATGGGGATTTGGAGGTCCTTTGTTCTGGTCATAGGTAAACAGTGGGATGTTCTTGAGTCTTACAGAAGCCATACAGAGAGTAGGAGGGTTTATTTAGGCAAGGCTTTTCTAGAAACAGGAGTACAGGTCTCAGGTAAAATTTAACTTGTTAAAAGGCATTTTCCTATTTGAAgtggaaaataattaaatgtacaAATAAAATTCATTGACACGTTTATATAGGAAGGCCTTAGGATACTCATTGACTTTCAGGAATTAACAATTCTACATCACTAAGTGTAGTTTGAAAGTACTTACAGACCGATCTCACTTGTACCATAGTGAAATTTTCCTGAGAGAAGGGTAGGGAGGGGAGAGTGGAAAACCAATCTAAATTAATCAGTCTAAATGAACACGATTAGGGCTTATTTGTTATATGGTTTTCATCCAGTCCCATAAGAAGctgatcttttttttccttctgtgagaAATACTAGGTATTGTGCTGGTCCAAGTGACTTGGCTGGAGGAAAttaaatttttcctttgtttaacgtattttccattaaaaaaagagggaggaagtAAAATTGTGACTGGGACACTTGTATAAAATCAGTAGTAcctggtttttattttccttattaacAAGGGGATTGGTAAGATGTTATAACCAGTTCAAATGATAGAACCAGACACATTTATTGATCAGGAATATTGAAATAAATGAGCAAGTAGAGGCAAAACTGTCTTCTTCCACAGTGGGCCAGGGGAGTCAATTGTACCTCTAACAGAATTTACCAGAATATGGACAAGAATTGTTCTGCATTGCTGTTAGTTATATACAGTTGTCAGGTATAAAAGGCAGTGAAAAACTCAGAGCTCTCGTATAATCGGAATGTGACAACCTGAAGGTTGTACTCTCAACAGTGCAGTTTTCCACTGAAGCCAGGTATTTTTCTCCAAATCTAGTTTTTGAAATTTACAGCTCCCTCTCCCGCTCTCAAATAATCTTCCCTTAAGTATCAGACTTCCTAGAAGGCaagtgcatgtctgtgtgtgtttcttattcttttctgatGTACTCTGTAAATATAGAAGATGCTTGGTGAATGTTCTGTTAATTGAATTATCTACAGTAGTGCATCTCAAACTGTAATGTGCTTACGTATCACCTGgggatttattttttgaatgcaATTCTAATTCAATGAGTGCATGGGCCTTACTAAgatctctttttttctgatcagTCCCCGCTGATGCTAGTACTAGTTCATGGACAATAAATAGCAATGTATTTAAGGAAGACGTTGTGCTGTGTTGTgcggtcgcttcagtcgtgtctgactctttgccaccctgtgatGGGTGGTAGCCCGacaggctcgtctgtccacaggattctccaggcaagaatactggagtgggttgccatgcactcttccaggggatcttcccaacccagggatgaccCATTTCTCTTAGGTCTGCTGtattggtgggcaggttctttaccactcgtgccacctgggaagccttggcaAACATAGCACCATAATGAAGAGAGCAACATGAGGCTACTAGACGACCacttgaaggggaaaaaaaatactaattgtGGGTGACATTGCCAGAGCACAGGCCTAAGTGAGCAAAAGAAACAGTTGCTTGGAAACGAATTCTGAGAACTCATGGTGGAACCTTAGCCtaagggaggggaagagaagggaggacGTTGGGAGTTACTACAGGGGAGAAGTAACCAGAGGGGGCAGGTGTTAGAAAGCAGGCAGCAGCCACTGAAATCACTGCCTGAAATTTTGTGCTTCTTGagctaatctttttctttttcattttttaaagcaatgtttGAATGTAAAACTGCTTTGATTCAGGTGTGTACACTTATATCATGACAGTTTCACTCAAGTGAATGGTTCCAGTATGCCATTGAGCTTTAAGCAgtgtgaaaaatacattttgtacTGCAGCTGGTCTTGTCTTCTTTCAGACAGGGCACTTTAATTTTTTACTGAGGAGGTCTTGTAATTTGTTCATCGGTAGTTCAGCTTTCTTTTAGCAGCATGGAAGAGGTGGGAGATAATGTGGAACTGGCACCAAAGAAAGATCTCTACTTACTGGAAGATGGGGAGGGCGAAGGCACTGTAAATGAGGCTGCCAATAAAATATAAGAGGAAAGCCAGTTAAATTTTAACTTCAGAAAAGCAACAAATGACTTTTTAGCAATATTTGTGATATAATTTAAATTGTTTATGCattatctaaaattcaaatttaactgagcatCCTTTATTTTATCTAATAGTAAATAATTCTACCCTAACAGTGATACCTGAGAGATCCCACACATTGTTCTAATGATAATAGCTTTATAGTAAATAAATGTCTTAttttgatttccttcaagattatCTTGGCTTTCTTGAACCTTTACTCTTCCATAGACCAGATTCCTAAATTCTGGGTGGTGGGGGATTTGTGGAATACCTGATGACATTTTGTCTGGAATCATACTGAATTTATGGATAGAATTGACATGTTTACTATAGTCACACTTGCCATGATTGTTCTCTCATGTTTTTGTAGGCTTTTGGTAAATGTCTTTCTATTCCTTGCTTGCTGAGggctttctttttattatgcAGGCCTTGAATTTTCTTAAATGCTTTTTCAGCTTCCCAGATAAAATTTTTGCAGCACACATCTGACTCTCTTTAATGTTTTCTCTAGGGTGATCTGCTAGAGAGTGATCTCTAGGCgaaaatcagaaagaggaaaTTTACTTGAATCAAGCATGATGGATCCATGTTCAGTTGGAGTCCAGCTTCGGACCACAAATGAGTGCCATAAAACCTATTATACTCGTCATACAGGTTTCAAGACTTTGCAAGAATTGTCATCAAATGACATGCTTCTACTTCAACTGAGAACTGGAATGACACTTTCTGGGAACAATACAATTTGCTTCCATCATGCAAAAGTTTACATCGACAGATTTGAGGATTTGCAGAAGTCATGTTGTGACCCatttaacatacacaaaaaactagccaaaaaaaatttacatgtaaTTGATTTAGATGATGCCACTTTTCTGAGTGCAAAATTTGGAAGACAGCTTGTACCTGGTTGGAAGCTTTGTCCAAAATGTACACAGATAATCAATGGAAGTGTGGATGTTGATTCTGAAGACCGGCAGAAAAGAAAACCTGACTCAGATGTATGTAGAGTCAATTTTTTCTCCGTTACTTCTACAGTGTAgggttttatttaattataaagaaATCATTTATATCAGTTCATTACAGTTGGCCCTTAAACAGCACGGGTTTGAACTCTgcaggtccacttatatgtggatttctTTCAGTCAGTACAGTACTATTACAGTCTGTGCTTGGTTGAATCCAAAGACGCAGAGGGCCAACTCTGGGGCTTGAGCAGCAGCCTAGCATTTTGGTATCCAGAACTGACAGTGGAACCAGTTGCACTAGAATATCAAGGGGTGGACTTGAATGCAGTGAATATGAAGTTGAGGAGGTAAAAATAGATgatgttttctaaatatttgtgTAAACCCAGATTGTATGGTAAAGAGTGTTGGCTTGGGGAAAGAATAATATTCCCTAGACTTTCAAGCGGCAACTCCTAGTGCTAAGACATTCTGGCATTGCCAGAGCTTAACAGTCTTAGCTCTTTTTCTGATATAGAAGTAACTCAGTAGGTTATGCCTgccagcaagggtttgaaagacagCAGAATGAATTCCCTTTTTATGAAAGACTTGAAAACTGCTGCTCTAAAAGGAACTTCAGAAGTGACTTGAAATAATTGTTTCTTATTTCAGCCTTTCTTTTGACTTTGGCACTATCCCATTCTTATCTGGGTTTTTAAGATGCTTGTGAATTTCCTTTGCATCTAGCTCTGAATTCTTACTTGTTATGGTCAAGGCTAATTTTAGGACTCCCTACTGTCAAAAAGCATACATTTTTACATTGTAAGTATTAAATATCTTAAAACTCTCTTCGTTATTCACATGCCTACATTTAGATTATTTAACCGTTGAGAACAGTTTAAGATTTCATAAAGCTGTCTGGTGTAGAACAAGGAGTGGTAGGTCAAAGGAGGACTTCTCAAGTTTTCTATTTATAAGCAATTTATAATTCTTACTGCTGGcatatttttctcaattttctccTTTCTATTAATTAATAaaccaaattaaaagataattaaaattttaaattatatgtagtGCTTTTGCTTTGTTATCCCCTCAAAGGCATAGCTCCAAGACCCAGTATACATTTTGTTACGTTTGGGCactaaaacttttttctttcttttttgcaagTTCCAGACTGTCTTCCCGGCTAAGAAGTAATCTAGATTAATGTTAAGTGAAATATCTGTGTATGGTTTGATATTAAGATTTGAGTTAATAATTTGTTAACCTTTATTCAGGGAAGAACTGCTAAAGCTTTGAGGTCATTACAATTTGCAAACCCAGGAAAGCAGACTGAATTTGCTCCAGAAActggtaaaagagaaaaaagaaggctTACCAAAAATGCAACAGCTGGTTCAGACAGGTACACTATGTGTTGTTTAAGTCATATGTTAACTTGCCTCACATCTGTATTGTTTTCCTATCTTTTTCTtacaagttttaaattttctggtTAGATAGTTTAAATTTGATAATCTGGAATTAGTAAGAACCCCCAAAGGTCTCATGGAAAATTAAGGTGTTCCCTTCCACtctaaaaattttgtttctaagAAAGTCTCAATGAAGTGAATTTATATAATCTTTTTGGcacagtaattaaaataattcaagCATACTATACTTCTTGtaactaaaataattatttgaagaGCATTAATACATTGTTTGTATGTCTGCTCTATAGGTGGCAACTAAAACATAAGTCTTAGGAGAATGCaaggttgttttttattttttaatgtctaaaatagaaatgggcttccctggtgggtcagtggtaaagaatctgcctgcagtgcaggaaccacaggagacatgggtttgatccctgagttggggagatctggaggagggcatggcagcccactccagtattcttgcgtggagaatcccatgaacggagcctggcaggctgtagcccatgggatgataaaggagctggacatgactgactgacttagcACGCATTTTCTAAGAGAAAGAGTCCTTGTATATAGAATGTCCTCAAGCAAGGATTACttatgcttccctagtggctcagacaataaagaacctgcctgtaatgcaggagtcctgggttcagtccctacctaggttgggaagatcccctggaggagggcatggcaacccactccagtattcttggctggaaaatccccattgaccgaggagcctggcgggctgcagtccattgggtcgcagagagacagacatgactgaacttcAAAGCACAGCAAAATAGAAACAATTTTGGTAACAAGAAAGCTAAATTGTttagaatgactttttaaattgagcatttctaaaatacatattgACAAATGTTAGTGTAAtcattcagaattattttttacaCAGGCCATTATTCCATCTGTGAAGGTTTTCCATTGAGTCGTTAGGTGCTTTTAGGCCAGATTTGCTAGTCTATCAAAGAACGAGAAACAGATTAATTGCAGTATAAAAAACAGCTGGATGGTGTACTgtgataaaaataaagctatgtTCACAAAGCAGTAAAGAGATTGTTGCTAATAAAATGTACCACTATTACCTAGTCTTTTCTTTTCAGTAAGGGATAAATAGTTTTAGCagctatattattatttttggacACATTTCGCCTGCATTCCTTTGGATATGTTTCAACCCTTTTACAAGAGAGGGCCTTCTCACAAGCAGTTTGTTAACTGTTATTTGTAGAGTAACTTTGAGTCAGGTAAGCCATGTATCAGTTTGGCAGAGTTTCATCTACAATCCAAAACATTTTATCTcccttatatttttttaattaccttaTTGTCAactaaatattcagaaataaaatatacatgaagTGTATAACTTGCCTTGTGTTTTGTATTACAGACAAGTGATCCCGGCAAAGAGTAAGGTCTACGATAGCCAGGGTCTCCTGATTTTC
Coding sequences:
- the ARL14EP gene encoding ARL14 effector protein; amino-acid sequence: MMDPCSVGVQLRTTNECHKTYYTRHTGFKTLQELSSNDMLLLQLRTGMTLSGNNTICFHHAKVYIDRFEDLQKSCCDPFNIHKKLAKKNLHVIDLDDATFLSAKFGRQLVPGWKLCPKCTQIINGSVDVDSEDRQKRKPDSDGRTAKALRSLQFANPGKQTEFAPETGKREKRRLTKNATAGSDRQVIPAKSKVYDSQGLLIFSGMDLCDCLDEDCLGCFYACPACGSTKCGAECRCDRKWLYEQIEIEGGEIIHNKHAG